In Aptenodytes patagonicus chromosome 8, bAptPat1.pri.cur, whole genome shotgun sequence, a genomic segment contains:
- the LOC143163942 gene encoding epidermal differentiation-specific protein-like gives MNRITVYERANFEGLSREFTCDVPDLHELDFGDCIASLKVVGQPWIAYTDPKYEGEPHAFEEGEYPSVGRPNSFSALRLVHHDLGDPQITLYERPNFQGACKVVMEETNLAYGYFNDRVASHVVQRGVWLLYQHPGRGGWHCLAWPGERLADYKPELNFKARLSHLRPLRPGRPLVSARLLWEQKRVEAEREVLVDEIEGVNETESEQVLAASSSREYSTTLWQSFHFSNATSLKAGLSFTLTVEASNIFTVQKGHSESSTRRERVEVQLPAKIPPRTALSIQVLRKEVTLSVPVLLTITQNEAVRTEMGEYRSISGTNISARYSLKPLPAAGRQQAATEGTEPVPSTGMEL, from the coding sequence ATGAACCGGATCACAGTGTACGAGCGTGCCAACTTCGAGGGGCTGAGCCGGGAGTTCACCTGCGACGTGCCCGACCTGCACGAGCTGGATTTTGGGGACTGCATCGCCTCCCTGAAGGTGGTGGGGCAGCCCTGGATTGCTTACACGGACCCCAAGTATGAGGGGGAGCCACACGCCTTCGAGGAGGGTGAGTACCCCTCCGTGGGGCGGCCCAACAGCTTCTCGGCGCTGCGCCTCGTGCACCATGACCTGGGGGACCCCCAGATCACCCTCTACGAGCGCCCCAACTTCCAAGGCGCCTGCAAGGTGGTGATGGAGGAGACCAACTTGGCATACGGGTACTTCAATGACCGCGTGGCCTCCCACGTGGTGCAGCGAGGCGTCTGGCTGCTCTATCAGCACCCTGGCCGGGGCGGTTGGCACTGCCTGGCATGGCCCGGTGAGCGTCTCGCTGACTACAAACCCGAGCTGAACTTCAAGGCTCGGTTGTCCCACCTGCGCCCGCTGCGGCCCGGGCGGCCCCTGGTCTCGGCGCGTCTCCTCTGGGAGCAGAAGCGGGTGGAGGCAGAGCGGGAGGTGCTGGTGGATGAGATCGAGGGGGTGAACGAGACCGAGTCGGAGCAGGTGCTGGCGGCCAGCAGCAGCCGGGAGTACAGCACCACGCTCTGGCAGAGCTTCCACTTCAGCAATGCCACCAGCCTCAAAGCCGGGCTCTCCTTCACGCTGACCGTGGAAGCCTCCAACATCTTCACGGTGCAGAAAGGGCACAGCGAATCCAGCACCCGCCGGGAACGTGTGGAGGTGCAGCTGCCGGCTAAGATCCCACCGCGCACGGCACTCAGCATCCAGGTCTTGCGGAAGGAGGTGACACTCTCCGTCCCGGTCCTGCTCACCATCACCCAGAATGAAGCCGTCCGTACGGAGATGGGCGAGTACCGCAGCATCTCGGGTACCAACATCAGTGCCCGCTATAGCTTGAAGCCTCTgccggctgcaggcaggcagcaggcagccactGAGGGGACAGAGCCGGTGCCCAGCACCGGGATGGAGCTATAG
- the QARS1 gene encoding glutamine--tRNA ligase yields the protein MAAEEAEEALGLFTGIGLSEAKARETLRNGALSALLRRAVLQARSALGPALDKATGMLLYNTAARLRDPKHLGFLVGYIVRREILTDLQLSAALEYLRNHPLEPLDAADFEQACGVGVCVTPEQIEEAVEAVIGKHRAELLAERYRFNMGLLMGEARSRLRWADGKTIKNEVDLQVLHLLGPKTEADLEKKPKAAKARPAPAEKQKAAVVENGEVGMETRSLLEQLRGEALKFHKPGENYKTEGYVVTPNTMALLKQHLAITGGQVRTRFPPEPNGILHIGHAKAINFNFGYAKANGGVCFLRYDDTNPEKEEEKYFTAIREMVEWLGYQPYAVTHASDYFDQLYTWALELIHRGQAYVCHQKVEEIKGHNPPPSPWRDRPVEESLLLFEDMRKGKFGEGEATLRMKLVMEDGKMDPVAYRVKFTPHHRTGDKWCIYPTYDYTHCLCDSIEHITHSLCTKEFQARRSSYFWLCNTLDVYCPVQWEYGRLNLLYTVVSKRKIIQLVETGAVRDWDDPRLFTLTALRRRGFPPEAINNFCARVGVTVAQATMEPHLLEACAREVLNEQAPRAMAVLEPLKVTITNFPALKALEVLVPNFPADESRGFHKVPFQPTIYIEETDFREEVDKSYKRLAPQQPVGLRHAGYVIAVQNVIKDASGRVIELEVTCTKSDVAEKPKAFIHWVSEPLACEVRLYERLFLHKNPEDPSEVPGGFLSDLNPDSLHVVHNALVDSSVLSARPFDKFQFERLGYFSVDPDSEEGKMVFNRTVMLKEDPGKA from the exons atggcggcggaggaggcggaggaggcgcTGGGGCTCTTCACCGGCATCGGCCTCAGCGAGGCCAAAGCGCGTGAGACGCTGCGCAACGGGGCGCTCAGCGCGCTGCTCCGCCGGGCCGTGCTGCAG gcTCGGAGCGCGCTGGGCCCAGCCCTGGACAAAGCCACCGGGATGCTACTCTACAACACGGCCGCCCGCCTCAGGGACCCGAAGCACCTCGGCTTCCTCGTCGGCTACATCGTCCGTAGGGAGATCCTCACCGACCTGCAGCTCAGCG CCGCCCTGGAGTACTTGAGGAACCACCCCCTGGAGCCCCTGGACGCGGCAGACTTTGAGCAGGCCTGCGGCGTGGGGGTGTGCGTCACCCCCGAGCAGATCGAGGAGGCG GTGGAGGCCGTGATCGGCAAGCACCGAGCAGAGCTGCTGGCGGAGCGCTACCGCTTCAACATGGGGCTGCTGATGG GGGAGGCGCGGAGCCGGCTGCGGTGGGCGGACGGGAAGACCATCAAGAATGAGGTGGACCTGCAG GTGCTGCATTTGCTGGGGCCAAAGACAGAAGCTGACCTGGAAAAGAAACCAAAG GCTGCAAAGGCCCGGCCGGCCCCAGCGGAGAAGCAGAAGGCGGCTGTGGTGGAGAACG GCGAGGTGGGCATGGAGACGCGATCGCTGCTGGAGCAGCTGCGGGGAGAAGCCCTCAAGTTCCATAAGCCGG GAGAGAACTACAAGACGGAGGGCTACGTGGTGACGCCCAACACCATGGCTCTGCTGAAGCAGCACCTGGCAATCACGGGTGGGCAG GTGCGGACACGGTTCCCTCCTGAGCCCAATGGGATCCTGCACATTGGCCATGCTAAGGCCATCAACTTCAACTTTGGCTACGCCAAG GCCAACGGTGGCGTGTGCTTCCTGCGCTACGACGACACCAACcccgagaaggaggaggagaagtactTCACAGCCATCCGGGAGATGGTGGAGTGGCTGG GCTACCAGCCCTATGCAGTGACCCACGCATCGGATTACTTTGACCAGCTCTACACCTGGGCCCTGGAGCTCATCCACAG GGGCCAGGCGTACGTCTGCCATCAGAAGGTTGAGGAGATCAAGGGCCACAACCCACCGCCCTCGCCGTGGCGGGACCGGCCCGTGGAGGAGTCGCTCCTCCTCTTTGAG GACATGCGAAAGGGcaagtttggggagggggaggccaCACTGCGGATGAAGCTGGTGATGGAGGACGGGAAGATGGACCCTGTCGCCTACCGTGTCAAGTTCACTCCGCACCACCGCACCGGGGACAAGTG GTGCATCTACCCCACGTATGACTACACACACTGCCTCTGCGACTCCATCGAGCACATCACGCACTCCCTCTGCACCAAAGAGTTCCAGGCCAG GCGCTCCTCCTACTTCTGGCTGTGCAACACGCTGGACGTCTACTGCCCTGTGCAGTGGGAGTACGGGCGCCTGAACCTGCTCTACACTGTCGTCTCCAAGAGGAAGATCATCCAGCTGGTGGAGACGGGTGCCGTGAG GGACTGGGATGACCCACGGCTCTTCACGCTGACAGCCCTGCGCCGGCGAGGCTTCCCCCCCGAGGCCATCAACAACTTCTGTGCCCGG GTCGGTGTGACGGTGGCCCAGGCGACGATGGAGCCGCATCTGCTGGAGGCGTGTGCGCGGGAGGTGCTGAATGAGCAGGCCCCCCGCGCCATGGCTGTCCTGGAGCCCCTCAAGGTCACCATCACCAACTTCCCTGCCCTGAAG gcaCTCGAGGTCCTTGTGCCCAATTTTCCAGCCGATGAGAGCCGGGGTTTTCACAAAGTGCCCTTCCAGCCCACCATCTACATTGAGGAGACGGACTTCAGGGAG GAGGTGGACAAGAGCTACAAACGTCTGGCCCCCCAGCAGCCGGTGGGGTTGCGTCACGCTGGCTACGTCATCGCCGTCCAGAACGTTATCAAG GATGCCAGCGGGCGCGTGATCGAGCTGGAGGTGACCTGCACCAAGTCGGACGTGGCGGAGAAGCCCAAAGCCTTCATCCACTGGGTGTCAGAGCCGCTGGCATGTGAAGTGCGGCTCTACGAGCGGCT GTTTTTGCACAAAAATCCTGAGGACCCATCAGAGGTGCCCGGTGGCTTTCTGAGCGACCTCAACCCT gACTCCCTGCATGTGGTCCACAACGCCCTGGTCGACAGCTCTGTCCTCTCCGCCCGGCCCTTCGACAAGTTCCAGTTTGAGCGGCTGGGCTACTTTTCCGTGGATCCCGACAGCGAGGAGGGGAAG atGGTGTTCAACCGGACGGTGATGCTGAAGGAGGACCCTGGCAAGGCCTGA